The window ATCCTTCGCCATGGCGCCGCGGACCGCGTCGGGCTCCACGATTCCCTGGCGGTTCACCGGGACGTACGTGACGCGGAACCCCTGCGTCTCGAGGAACCGGCACGTGTTCATGATCGCCGGGTGCTCCACCCGCGACGTGACGATGTGCTTCCCCGCGTTCCCCGGCCGGTACGCCACCCCCTTCACCGCGAGGTTGTCGGCCTCGGTCCCGGAGCTCGTGAGGACGACCTCGAGCGGACGGCATCCGTAGAAGGAGGCGATCTCCGCCCTCGCGTCCTCCACCGCCTTGCGGACGTCGCGCCCCGCCCAGTGGATGCTGGACGGGTTCCCGAAGAGTTCCCCGAGGAACGGCTGGACGGCGGC is drawn from Deltaproteobacteria bacterium and contains these coding sequences:
- a CDS encoding aminotransferase class V-fold PLP-dependent enzyme — protein: MRRVYFDHNASTPVHPEVAAAVQPFLGELFGNPSSIHWAGRDVRKAVEDARAEIASFYGCRPLEVVLTSSGTEADNLAVKGVAYRPGNAGKHIVTSRVEHPAIMNTCRFLETQGFRVTYVPVNRQGIVEPDAVRGAMAKD